A single region of the Streptomyces virginiae genome encodes:
- a CDS encoding nucleotidyltransferase family protein, whose amino-acid sequence MSSHTHSDPPVIPGSPVIAGLLLAAGGGRRLGGRPKALLPYRGRPLVENAVRVLREAGCGPVHVVLGASAAEVRERADLTGCVVVDNPDWARGMGSSLRVGLTSLAGTGAGAALVSLVDQPGIGSTAVARVLAAYRSPTSLVAAAYDGERGHPVLFGADRWADIAATATGDQGARVHLARHAGELVLVECSDVAEAFDIDTPPDLARLL is encoded by the coding sequence ATGTCATCCCACACACACTCCGATCCGCCCGTGATCCCGGGCTCCCCCGTGATCGCGGGCCTGCTCCTGGCGGCCGGCGGTGGCCGTCGGCTCGGTGGGCGGCCCAAGGCACTGCTCCCCTATCGCGGCCGTCCGCTGGTCGAGAACGCCGTGCGGGTTCTGCGGGAGGCGGGCTGCGGCCCGGTGCACGTGGTGCTCGGTGCTTCGGCGGCCGAGGTCCGCGAGCGCGCGGACCTGACCGGCTGCGTGGTCGTGGACAACCCGGACTGGGCGCGGGGGATGGGTTCCTCCTTGCGGGTGGGCCTCACCTCCCTGGCCGGTACGGGCGCCGGCGCGGCCTTGGTCTCGCTGGTGGACCAGCCGGGTATCGGCTCGACGGCCGTGGCTCGGGTGCTGGCGGCGTACCGCTCCCCCACGAGTCTGGTGGCGGCGGCGTACGACGGGGAGCGTGGGCATCCCGTGCTGTTCGGCGCGGACCGCTGGGCGGACATCGCGGCGACGGCGACGGGCGACCAGGGGGCCCGGGTCCATCTGGCGCGCCACGCCGGAGAGCTCGTGCTGGTGGAGTGCTCCGACGTCGCGGAGGCCTTCGACATCGATACGCCGCCCGACCTGGCACGACTCCTCTGA